The Alkalihalophilus pseudofirmus nucleotide sequence CGGTATACAATAAGCGTATGAGCTGGAAAACAGAAGATCTTGTTCTCACGGACTCGTTATCGGAAGAGTGGTGGCTTCCTGGCATCTTTCATCAACACATCGTTACCTATGAAATAAATGATGACCACCGCCTGCAGCAGCAAGAAATCTTATTTGAAGAATTATTTGCTTATCATTTATCTCCGTTATGGAGTAAACTAAACAAGCTCTCAGGTATTCCTGTCCCTACTTTATGGGAAAATGCCTTTTCATATATTAAGTGGTTTTATGAGACAGTGCTTCCTGAAAAAGCAGATCCTGCGAGAGTAGAGGATGATTTTGAATGGGTTGGGAATGCGGATGGGAACTTATTTGCTTCTAGAAAAAATCCATTTCAATCCTTTTGGCATGATGCAAAGAGGCATAAAGAGATGAGAAGGACCTGCTGCTTTGCTTACAAATGTTCTTCTGATAAAATCATGTGCAATTCTTGCCCCAAAAAATAAATACCTTTCCGGGAAGGCATCTAGGAAACTAGGTGTCTTTTTTGTGAAAACATTGGAAGGATATGACTTGTAGTGAATAGAATCATATAAAGAATGAAGAGAAGGAGAGTAGATATGGAGGTCAATTACATTCATGAAATGAAAGAAGAGCTTGCGAAACAACTGATTGAGTTGCAGCAGCAATCCTACCGCATAGAAGCCAATTTGATTAATTATCCGAATATCCCTCCTCTCAATGAAACCG carries:
- a CDS encoding IucA/IucC family C-terminal-domain containing protein: MILTKLSAEEISALESTRMNFQLNQTYPLSCKSEELFDDHFLLSYLEGVKIEVQAPDLLVAASIFSKRYSLVVTLPALMMMTVYNKRMSWKTEDLVLTDSLSEEWWLPGIFHQHIVTYEINDDHRLQQQEILFEELFAYHLSPLWSKLNKLSGIPVPTLWENAFSYIKWFYETVLPEKADPARVEDDFEWVGNADGNLFASRKNPFQSFWHDAKRHKEMRRTCCFAYKCSSDKIMCNSCPKK